In Microvenator marinus, one genomic interval encodes:
- a CDS encoding EutN/CcmL family microcompartment protein, whose protein sequence is MQLAQVIGTVVASRKEDVLEGLRFLVLRPVDASMNAAGNVVVAADAVGAGVGEVVMFASGSSARQTQLTQNRPVDAVVMAIVDQVTVEDSLKYEK, encoded by the coding sequence ATGCAACTTGCCCAAGTGATAGGAACAGTCGTGGCTTCGCGGAAAGAGGATGTGCTCGAGGGCCTGAGATTCCTCGTTCTGCGTCCTGTGGATGCGTCGATGAACGCCGCCGGTAACGTTGTGGTCGCGGCAGATGCCGTGGGCGCAGGTGTGGGCGAGGTTGTCATGTTCGCATCGGGAAGTTCCGCGCGTCAGACACAGCTAACTCAAAACCGACCTGTGGACGCGGTGGTTATGGCCATCGTGGACCAGGTGACGGTCGAAGACAGCTTAAAATACGAAAAATAG
- a CDS encoding PHP domain-containing protein produces MVQSKKKPANTLRIELHSHSTQSDGLHTPSQLAQKMRESGVVGWALTDHDTTSGCAEAQKASQELGLVFIPGIEISAQEGRTIHILGLGVDPNLLTDYGVARRQDRVRRMELMAERAVELGLLEEGVQGGLLKHESPGRPHLARALVDAGVVSSVAEAFEQYLKPGGKLYIESPWPSVSSAISTIKSANGVSVLAHPGKDRVEEGELAKWVEQGLDGVEVMHPSHTESEIARYRRMADLLGILKSASTDYHGTPKGDSRPGLDFPVSMWTPLAERLGVVF; encoded by the coding sequence ATGGTTCAGTCCAAGAAGAAGCCAGCGAACACTCTGCGCATCGAGCTTCATAGCCACTCTACACAGAGTGATGGCCTCCATACTCCCTCACAATTGGCTCAGAAGATGCGGGAATCTGGTGTTGTTGGGTGGGCACTGACCGACCATGACACAACGTCTGGATGTGCCGAAGCCCAGAAGGCCTCTCAAGAGCTTGGGCTCGTTTTCATACCTGGGATTGAGATTTCGGCCCAAGAAGGCCGAACCATTCATATCCTCGGGCTCGGCGTGGACCCGAACCTGCTCACGGATTATGGGGTTGCGAGGCGTCAAGACCGCGTTCGACGTATGGAGTTGATGGCGGAGCGTGCCGTAGAACTTGGCTTGCTTGAAGAAGGTGTTCAGGGAGGCCTTTTGAAGCACGAAAGCCCCGGACGACCCCACTTGGCACGGGCTCTCGTGGACGCAGGGGTTGTCTCGTCAGTTGCGGAAGCTTTCGAGCAATATCTGAAACCAGGTGGGAAACTCTACATCGAATCCCCATGGCCAAGCGTGAGTAGCGCGATATCCACGATAAAGTCAGCCAACGGCGTCTCGGTTCTGGCCCATCCAGGTAAAGACCGTGTAGAAGAAGGCGAACTTGCGAAATGGGTGGAGCAGGGGTTGGATGGCGTCGAAGTGATGCACCCATCCCACACGGAAAGTGAAATTGCGCGATATCGACGAATGGCGGACCTTTTGGGAATTCTCAAGAGCGCGAGCACGGACTACCATGGCACACCCAAAGGTGACTCAAGGCCGGGACTGGATTTTCCGGTTTCGATGTGGACACCGCTCGCCGAGCGACTCGGCGTCGTGTTTTGA
- a CDS encoding mechanosensitive ion channel family protein: MLARFLIFFWCMVFAPSVLAQVPKLPETKAEEIPFKLAEGTDFSTSWETSKQKLKDDYSKLFEQEVRVLDSEVDNAILDLANEYFSHVWERPLWVNLVDYTPVFLIILLLIALVWGLDRAILGYLWRKQAVIKIHGIDWVNNLTRASVVLGGRLAPVLVIWGLILFPIQPLFSHAKWTLALGAIALPWLIFRALQACVVGLFGFRLVRVADESARKIAEPVLWLVRVGFWGTALQRIAAALEWPSVITDWLAFISFLGVALTFLAVARIRDEVVELLGGAPDSKYGASIRHRVRRYFYPTVAATVLLFVLAAFGFGRASSFILFRAYGAIFIISAAARMGVWLQERVKERVAKAESRDESELFSSIGSMLRLVAYFAMVILALKLLMLWDPLITLLSVDLFRLGKVGLTLVDLIDASVVVMLAILAGKVLRALLITTVFPKLGIEVGVSYAVNTLLSYAFFVVGVLVALVILGVDFTSLTVVLAALGVGIGLGLQSLTENLVSGFILLFGRSVKKGDVVTVNNVYGRVEDVGARSVVVRTPDNVDMLIPSKNLVNGEVINWSYRDPTIRVHVPVGVSYACKPREIEEILLDAAKEHQQVLKEPAPEVWLVGFGDSSVNFELLVYIDLRFITQRKLIGQLNYIIWDKLTAAHVEIPFPQRDINLRGSEALEKLVKAISKEDGKED; encoded by the coding sequence ATGCTCGCACGGTTCCTAATCTTTTTTTGGTGTATGGTCTTTGCACCTTCTGTGCTCGCCCAAGTTCCAAAACTACCCGAGACTAAAGCGGAGGAGATTCCCTTTAAACTCGCTGAAGGGACTGATTTTAGTACTTCTTGGGAGACTTCAAAACAGAAGCTCAAGGACGACTACTCAAAACTCTTTGAACAAGAGGTCCGAGTCCTCGACTCAGAGGTCGACAACGCCATCCTCGATCTTGCGAATGAGTACTTCTCGCACGTTTGGGAGCGCCCTTTATGGGTGAACCTTGTCGACTATACACCAGTCTTCCTAATCATTCTTTTGCTCATTGCCCTCGTGTGGGGCCTTGATCGCGCTATCCTCGGCTATCTCTGGCGAAAACAAGCCGTCATAAAGATTCACGGCATCGATTGGGTCAACAACCTCACACGGGCGAGCGTCGTCCTTGGCGGCCGGCTCGCGCCAGTCCTGGTGATTTGGGGTCTGATCCTTTTTCCAATCCAGCCCCTCTTTAGTCACGCAAAGTGGACACTCGCGCTCGGAGCTATCGCCCTGCCCTGGCTCATCTTTCGTGCACTACAAGCGTGTGTGGTCGGGCTTTTTGGCTTCCGACTCGTTCGTGTTGCCGACGAAAGCGCAAGGAAAATTGCTGAACCGGTACTCTGGCTCGTTCGAGTAGGCTTTTGGGGGACCGCGCTTCAGCGAATTGCTGCTGCACTCGAGTGGCCAAGCGTCATCACAGACTGGCTGGCGTTCATTTCGTTCCTTGGCGTGGCTCTAACATTCCTCGCTGTTGCGCGTATTCGCGACGAAGTCGTCGAGCTTCTCGGCGGTGCCCCGGACTCAAAATACGGGGCATCCATTCGCCACCGAGTTCGGAGGTACTTCTATCCAACGGTGGCTGCCACCGTGCTCCTCTTCGTTCTGGCAGCGTTCGGCTTCGGCCGTGCTTCAAGCTTCATCCTCTTTCGTGCCTACGGCGCAATCTTCATCATTTCAGCCGCAGCCCGCATGGGAGTCTGGCTACAAGAGCGCGTCAAAGAGCGCGTGGCAAAAGCCGAATCTCGAGACGAATCAGAGCTCTTCTCTTCCATTGGAAGCATGCTTCGGCTCGTCGCGTACTTCGCCATGGTCATCCTCGCCCTCAAGCTTCTGATGCTTTGGGACCCGCTAATTACCTTACTGAGCGTCGATCTCTTTAGGCTCGGAAAAGTCGGACTCACGCTTGTTGATCTCATCGACGCGAGCGTCGTGGTCATGTTGGCGATTCTGGCCGGAAAGGTGCTTCGTGCCCTTCTCATCACCACGGTCTTTCCAAAACTCGGTATTGAAGTCGGCGTCAGCTACGCAGTCAACACCCTCTTAAGCTACGCGTTTTTCGTTGTAGGTGTACTCGTCGCCTTGGTCATTCTCGGGGTCGATTTCACGTCCTTAACCGTGGTGTTGGCAGCACTCGGCGTGGGAATCGGACTTGGTTTGCAATCGCTAACCGAGAACCTCGTGTCGGGATTTATCCTCCTTTTTGGCCGCTCGGTGAAAAAGGGTGATGTGGTCACCGTCAACAACGTCTACGGTCGTGTGGAAGACGTGGGGGCTCGAAGCGTCGTCGTTCGCACACCCGACAACGTGGACATGCTCATCCCCAGTAAGAATCTCGTCAACGGCGAGGTCATCAACTGGTCGTATCGAGACCCCACGATTCGTGTTCACGTTCCGGTCGGTGTGTCGTACGCCTGCAAGCCTCGCGAGATCGAGGAAATACTCCTCGACGCCGCAAAGGAGCATCAACAGGTCTTAAAAGAGCCCGCGCCTGAAGTTTGGCTAGTCGGCTTTGGCGACAGCTCGGTGAATTTCGAGCTCCTCGTCTACATCGACTTACGCTTCATCACACAGCGCAAGTTGATCGGACAGCTCAACTACATCATCTGGGACAAGCTCACAGCAGCCCACGTTGAGATTCCATTCCCTCAGCGAGACATCAATCTGAGAGGCTCGGAGGCGCTGGAGAAACTCGTTAAGGCTATTTCCAAGGAGGATGGCAAAGAGGACTAG
- a CDS encoding BMC domain-containing protein, whose product MADALGMIETRGFAAMVEASDAMVKAAKVELVGFEKTGGGYVTAIVRGDVAAVKAATDAGARYAERVGELVAVHVIPRPHVNVDLVLPLGRRDAAEKVSK is encoded by the coding sequence ATGGCAGACGCATTGGGAATGATTGAGACTCGTGGATTCGCAGCCATGGTGGAAGCATCGGACGCGATGGTAAAGGCAGCCAAAGTTGAATTGGTTGGATTCGAAAAGACCGGCGGTGGCTATGTAACAGCCATCGTTCGCGGAGATGTTGCAGCGGTGAAAGCAGCAACGGACGCTGGTGCTCGCTACGCTGAGCGCGTGGGTGAGTTGGTTGCTGTCCATGTGATTCCACGTCCTCACGTCAACGTTGACCTCGTGCTTCCACTTGGCCGTCGTGATGCAGCTGAAAAGGTCTCCAAATAA
- a CDS encoding aldehyde dehydrogenase family protein, producing MDERSINLIVDRVVKRLEKDLPPSRSATSGSYVASAGRQGSHAHGVFDDVDEAMSAAREAFVAFQDVSLADRKKIVQAMRDTIMDQRDTLSRMAVEETGLGRVGDKFHKNALAALKTPGPEILEPKAFSGDDGLSLMERAPFGVIGSITPCTNASETIVNNGISMLSGGNSVVFNVHPSAKGVCNYTVSLLNDAIVAAGGPSNILTSIANPTVESANGVMRHQTTRLVAVTGGGAVVKAAMNSGKRAVAAGPGNPPVVVDETADIKQAAEGIIAGASIDNNIVCIAEKEIIAVDEIYDILKRELLARDVVQVSGRDLAKLEKLLITPDNHVNRKYVGKNPSVILADIGIRVSDDIRLVLAEVDEKHPFVQHEMLMPVIGMVRAGNVDDAIDMAYRVEHNYFHTSVMYSHNIEKLHKMARKTNTSIFVKNAPSVAGIGGGGEGYTSWTIASPTGEGLTTALSFTRERRCTLKEYFRIV from the coding sequence ATGGATGAGCGCAGCATTAACCTGATCGTAGATCGGGTGGTTAAGCGACTTGAGAAAGATTTGCCACCGAGTCGAAGCGCGACTTCAGGCTCGTATGTGGCTTCGGCTGGACGCCAAGGCTCACACGCCCACGGCGTCTTTGACGACGTAGACGAAGCCATGAGTGCGGCTCGGGAGGCATTTGTTGCCTTCCAAGACGTGTCACTGGCCGATCGAAAGAAAATCGTTCAAGCCATGCGCGACACCATCATGGATCAGCGCGATACGCTCTCGAGGATGGCCGTTGAAGAGACAGGCCTCGGACGCGTTGGCGATAAGTTTCATAAGAACGCACTCGCCGCACTGAAAACCCCGGGTCCCGAGATTTTGGAACCCAAGGCCTTTAGTGGCGATGACGGGCTTTCTCTTATGGAGCGCGCTCCTTTTGGCGTCATCGGTTCCATCACCCCTTGCACAAACGCATCTGAGACGATTGTAAACAATGGAATCAGCATGCTTTCGGGCGGCAATTCGGTGGTCTTTAACGTCCATCCGAGTGCCAAAGGCGTCTGTAACTACACTGTATCGCTTCTCAATGACGCTATTGTTGCGGCTGGCGGCCCTTCAAACATCCTGACCAGCATTGCGAATCCGACCGTGGAGAGTGCGAATGGCGTTATGCGCCATCAGACCACGCGACTGGTTGCAGTGACTGGCGGTGGGGCGGTGGTCAAAGCGGCCATGAACTCCGGGAAACGTGCAGTGGCAGCTGGACCGGGAAATCCACCTGTCGTTGTGGATGAAACTGCAGATATTAAGCAGGCCGCTGAAGGGATCATTGCTGGCGCATCCATCGACAACAATATCGTGTGTATTGCAGAAAAAGAGATCATCGCGGTCGATGAGATCTACGATATTCTCAAACGAGAGCTGCTCGCCCGCGACGTCGTCCAGGTGAGTGGGCGCGACCTCGCGAAGCTTGAGAAACTGCTGATCACTCCAGATAACCACGTCAATCGTAAGTACGTCGGTAAAAATCCATCGGTGATTTTGGCCGATATTGGAATCCGCGTTTCGGACGATATCCGCCTCGTACTCGCTGAAGTGGATGAGAAACATCCGTTTGTTCAGCACGAAATGTTGATGCCTGTTATCGGTATGGTACGTGCCGGAAATGTGGATGACGCTATCGATATGGCTTACCGCGTCGAACACAACTATTTCCACACTTCGGTGATGTACAGCCACAATATCGAAAAACTCCACAAGATGGCTCGCAAGACCAACACGTCGATTTTCGTCAAAAACGCCCCGAGCGTCGCAGGAATTGGCGGTGGTGGGGAAGGCTACACCTCTTGGACCATCGCAAGTCCGACGGGTGAGGGATTGACGACCGCGTTGAGTTTTACGCGTGAGCGCCGTTGCACACTTAAAGAGTACTTCCGCATTGTGTGA
- a CDS encoding vWA domain-containing protein — protein MKQLATIGAVVAMLLIAALVMGKEEKVSVEPDPVPVTKVATPVDLPTVPTTNADLNGTLSLKARLSNGYVMAGQSKEIYATFDTSAIDYKGAKRPALNVALVVDRSGSMSGEKFDQVKEAALRMVDKLEEGDRIALVSYGTDVSVDFPSAEINETNRIRLRSAIQRMAEGGGTNLSGGFQSGYSEVSRWKNPDFVNRVILMSDGHANVGMTSGSALTRLTRTSLENEISVTTVGVGLDYNEDLMTEMANTGAGNYYFIDDAKRIVSIFEEELKGLASTVARDAALLITLAPGVESAGVFGLNFKEEGGKVIVPLAEFRSAETKSLLMKLRVSELLPQGTSPVLDVALSYQDVIHDKPVSGLLELKVATTTDAAKAAEVVDPSVVARVQQIEIANSMQEAMELYGSGKAEEAKDRIERTQRSVRVTRKKVALPNDAQYEKADQDLEALKATIDNVPASSAEGRTTIKKAKARGNSINRSVDLF, from the coding sequence ATGAAACAACTCGCAACAATCGGAGCAGTCGTCGCAATGTTACTCATTGCGGCATTGGTAATGGGTAAGGAGGAAAAGGTCTCGGTTGAACCTGACCCTGTGCCGGTAACTAAGGTGGCCACGCCAGTAGATTTACCGACGGTGCCCACCACAAATGCTGACCTTAATGGGACATTGAGCCTCAAGGCCCGCCTCTCGAACGGTTATGTAATGGCTGGGCAATCCAAAGAGATCTACGCCACCTTCGATACCAGCGCGATTGACTACAAGGGCGCAAAACGGCCTGCTCTCAACGTTGCTCTCGTCGTGGACAGGTCGGGAAGTATGTCCGGCGAGAAGTTCGACCAAGTCAAAGAGGCTGCGTTGCGAATGGTGGATAAACTGGAGGAAGGCGACCGCATCGCCCTTGTGAGCTACGGGACGGATGTGAGCGTCGACTTTCCCTCCGCTGAGATCAATGAAACAAATCGAATCAGATTGCGTTCAGCCATTCAGCGTATGGCTGAAGGTGGTGGGACAAACCTCTCGGGTGGGTTCCAGTCGGGATACTCTGAGGTTTCGCGATGGAAAAATCCAGACTTCGTCAATCGCGTAATCTTAATGTCGGATGGACATGCGAACGTCGGTATGACGTCGGGATCAGCGCTGACACGTCTGACACGCACATCCTTGGAGAACGAGATTTCAGTCACGACGGTAGGCGTTGGATTGGACTATAACGAAGATCTGATGACCGAAATGGCAAATACTGGAGCGGGCAACTACTACTTCATCGACGATGCGAAACGAATCGTTTCGATTTTCGAAGAAGAGTTGAAGGGATTGGCGTCGACGGTGGCGCGTGACGCCGCACTATTGATTACGTTGGCGCCTGGTGTTGAGAGCGCGGGAGTGTTCGGGCTCAACTTCAAGGAAGAGGGCGGGAAAGTGATCGTTCCTTTAGCTGAGTTTAGGTCGGCCGAGACGAAGAGCCTTTTGATGAAACTCCGAGTTTCGGAGCTGCTTCCCCAGGGAACCTCTCCGGTACTTGATGTCGCGCTGAGCTACCAGGATGTGATTCATGACAAGCCAGTAAGCGGTCTCTTGGAACTCAAAGTCGCAACGACTACGGACGCTGCCAAGGCTGCCGAAGTGGTGGATCCCTCAGTGGTCGCGCGCGTGCAACAGATTGAGATTGCGAACTCAATGCAAGAGGCCATGGAGCTCTACGGCTCTGGTAAAGCAGAAGAAGCCAAAGACAGAATTGAACGAACACAGCGTTCGGTGCGGGTCACACGAAAGAAGGTCGCGCTTCCAAACGATGCTCAATACGAAAAGGCTGATCAAGATCTGGAAGCCCTGAAGGCTACGATAGATAATGTGCCTGCATCTTCTGCGGAAGGTCGCACCACCATCAAGAAGGCCAAAGCGCGTGGAAACTCCATCAACCGTAGTGTCGACCTCTTCTAA
- a CDS encoding BMC domain-containing protein, with amino-acid sequence MSAFACIETSVITRGLKVLDALLKRAPVRVLHADRHTPGKFIVFFEGDVASVEESHQEALATVGEYLIDEVFLPQPHSLVGAGLSGKYSEFSGDAILMAEWKHVASTVAALDYSAKLVESRLIDLHLAQTIGGKGYFVLEGELSDMDYLQSELLSAFDGRAISLDVISRPHEDLVAAMHQRPAFSAGRV; translated from the coding sequence TTGAGCGCATTTGCTTGCATAGAAACGTCGGTGATCACACGAGGCTTAAAAGTGCTAGATGCGCTTTTAAAGCGTGCGCCCGTGCGGGTTCTACATGCCGACCGACACACGCCTGGGAAGTTTATCGTCTTCTTTGAAGGTGATGTGGCGAGCGTGGAAGAGTCTCATCAAGAAGCCCTGGCCACGGTAGGGGAGTATCTGATCGACGAAGTCTTCTTACCGCAGCCGCATTCGCTGGTTGGTGCTGGCCTCTCGGGCAAGTATTCCGAATTTTCCGGTGACGCGATCCTAATGGCGGAGTGGAAGCACGTGGCCAGCACTGTTGCAGCGCTTGATTATTCGGCCAAACTTGTAGAGTCGAGGTTGATTGACTTGCACCTCGCGCAAACTATTGGTGGAAAGGGGTATTTTGTTTTGGAAGGGGAGTTGTCGGATATGGATTATCTCCAGTCCGAACTTCTAAGTGCATTCGATGGCCGTGCCATCTCGTTAGATGTAATCTCTCGACCCCATGAAGACCTGGTAGCAGCGATGCATCAGCGCCCTGCGTTCTCAGCGGGACGGGTCTGA
- a CDS encoding matrixin family metalloprotease, with the protein MVNALAYSFAFGQPALWLTLALFSSDALASVPECQTQPLQGSFTSPTGLRFEGTPPSGLSSNDVERELSEALNTWNHVGCAPELEFGSGAPVKFVEEDPCLPSGLLAFTVYACGDYPFGTILLNSRDYVWQAKPSPLAPRDAEGRLKVDLGSVLVHEIGHVLGLTHVEESLATMAASYLTDGGQESLAAVDKLELCKRWDAPLEECSLDSDCQFQSCVVAESRSACEEERGEPGDYCSPDLQICAECIISDTKTLTGYCGGDCAECPSFMHCIDDACRYPELPQDNSCAGAFPIWLVFILRRRSLRGIG; encoded by the coding sequence ATGGTCAACGCTCTAGCATATAGCTTCGCTTTTGGGCAACCAGCCTTATGGCTTACGCTGGCCCTTTTTTCTAGCGATGCCCTCGCCTCCGTTCCAGAGTGCCAAACTCAACCACTCCAGGGCAGCTTCACGAGTCCCACAGGCTTAAGATTCGAGGGAACACCCCCAAGCGGACTCAGTTCGAATGACGTTGAACGCGAGCTCTCAGAAGCGCTCAACACTTGGAACCACGTGGGATGTGCCCCAGAATTAGAATTTGGTTCGGGGGCGCCCGTAAAATTCGTGGAGGAGGACCCTTGCTTGCCGAGTGGTCTGCTCGCCTTCACTGTCTACGCATGCGGTGACTACCCTTTCGGGACAATACTGCTCAATTCCCGCGATTACGTGTGGCAGGCCAAACCGAGTCCGCTCGCGCCACGAGACGCTGAAGGGAGATTGAAAGTCGACCTTGGAAGTGTGTTGGTCCACGAAATCGGGCACGTCTTGGGGTTGACTCACGTCGAAGAATCACTGGCCACAATGGCGGCCTCTTATCTGACCGACGGCGGCCAAGAGTCTTTGGCAGCCGTGGATAAACTAGAGCTTTGTAAGCGATGGGACGCTCCACTCGAAGAGTGTAGTCTAGACAGCGATTGTCAGTTTCAAAGCTGTGTTGTGGCAGAGTCGCGTTCGGCGTGTGAAGAAGAGCGAGGAGAGCCTGGCGACTACTGTAGTCCCGATTTGCAGATTTGTGCTGAGTGCATAATCAGCGATACCAAGACGCTGACTGGCTACTGTGGAGGAGACTGTGCGGAATGCCCCTCTTTCATGCACTGCATCGACGATGCCTGCCGATACCCTGAGCTTCCTCAAGACAATTCATGTGCCGGAGCCTTCCCAATTTGGCTGGTGTTCATTCTTCGAAGGCGATCGCTTCGAGGAATCGGTTGA
- a CDS encoding BMC domain-containing protein translates to MVTLRTYIFLDDLQPQLASYIGKTARGFLPVPHVASLFVEIAPGIAINQITDRALKATRVAPAVQVVERAFGLLEVHDHDQGNVLEAGAAILDFLGMQEEERYKPRVVSNQVIRSVEPYQSQIINRNSAGMMLLPGQSLFILETEPAAYAAFAANEAEKAANISLIDVRPYGAFGRLYLGGSEAEIDAAAEAAMSALESVKGVEFKK, encoded by the coding sequence ATGGTAACACTGCGCACCTATATTTTCCTCGATGATCTTCAGCCCCAATTGGCCAGTTATATTGGGAAGACTGCGAGGGGCTTTCTGCCCGTACCACACGTGGCGAGCCTTTTTGTTGAGATCGCTCCAGGTATTGCCATTAACCAGATTACTGACCGCGCGCTCAAGGCAACTCGCGTTGCTCCTGCGGTTCAGGTGGTCGAGCGTGCGTTCGGGCTCCTTGAGGTGCACGACCACGATCAGGGTAATGTGCTTGAGGCCGGAGCGGCGATTCTCGACTTCTTGGGGATGCAGGAAGAAGAGCGCTACAAGCCACGCGTGGTTTCCAATCAGGTGATTCGCTCGGTGGAGCCCTATCAGAGCCAGATTATCAATCGTAACTCGGCAGGCATGATGTTGCTTCCGGGACAAAGTCTTTTCATCCTCGAGACCGAGCCTGCTGCATATGCGGCGTTCGCGGCAAATGAGGCCGAGAAGGCAGCGAATATTTCGCTGATCGATGTGCGTCCGTACGGGGCGTTCGGGCGACTCTACTTGGGCGGCTCAGAAGCTGAAATCGATGCTGCGGCAGAGGCCGCAATGTCGGCCCTAGAGTCGGTCAAGGGTGTGGAATTTAAGAAGTAA
- the sppA gene encoding signal peptide peptidase SppA, with amino-acid sequence MSESTKGKGIVSVLLVFGAMFLMFFLFSATILVASGDGMDFSDANIGVVEINGPIMESKDVVARLQKLAKDETIKGIVVRVDSPGGAVAPSQEMYQAVKRASEKKPLAVSMGSTAASGGYYLALGATKIFANSGSVTGSIGVITQLFNVSKLVEKVDVEIHTVKTGEYKDSGSPFREFDDTDEAYFRQLIDDIYDQFITDVAEARKLDKEKVREVADGRVFTGRQAKELKLVDELGTFDDAVNWVAKEAKIEGEPKLAYPVIETSFLAELLKDGVKGAVSEAKIQSTPVIEYRYVGPF; translated from the coding sequence ATGAGTGAAAGTACGAAGGGCAAAGGCATCGTGTCAGTTCTATTGGTGTTTGGGGCGATGTTCCTGATGTTCTTTCTCTTCTCAGCGACGATTCTGGTCGCCTCGGGAGACGGGATGGATTTCTCCGATGCAAATATCGGCGTCGTGGAAATCAACGGTCCCATCATGGAGAGTAAGGATGTGGTCGCTCGCCTTCAGAAATTGGCCAAAGATGAGACCATCAAAGGTATTGTGGTTCGTGTGGATTCGCCGGGTGGTGCTGTGGCCCCGAGCCAAGAGATGTACCAGGCTGTAAAGCGTGCTTCTGAGAAGAAGCCTCTGGCCGTGTCAATGGGTAGCACTGCCGCGAGCGGTGGCTATTACCTGGCGCTAGGCGCAACCAAGATTTTTGCTAATTCTGGCAGCGTGACGGGCTCTATCGGAGTGATTACACAATTGTTCAACGTCTCCAAATTGGTTGAGAAGGTCGATGTTGAGATTCATACGGTAAAGACCGGCGAATACAAGGATTCGGGCTCACCTTTCCGTGAGTTCGATGACACGGATGAAGCGTATTTTCGACAACTCATCGACGACATCTACGACCAGTTCATCACCGATGTCGCTGAAGCGCGCAAATTGGACAAAGAGAAGGTTAGAGAAGTAGCGGATGGGCGCGTGTTTACTGGACGGCAAGCCAAGGAACTCAAGCTCGTCGACGAGCTCGGAACCTTCGATGACGCCGTGAATTGGGTGGCGAAGGAAGCGAAGATAGAAGGTGAGCCAAAGTTGGCATATCCGGTGATAGAGACCTCATTCTTGGCAGAATTGCTCAAAGACGGTGTCAAAGGCGCCGTGAGCGAAGCCAAGATTCAGTCGACACCAGTGATTGAATATCGGTACGTGGGGCCGTTTTGA